The sequence below is a genomic window from Salminus brasiliensis chromosome 6, fSalBra1.hap2, whole genome shotgun sequence.
aaaataatacatgaaTATTAGACTTGATGATTTGTTTATTGAGGAGATCTATCCAATATTACATGCGAGTggcaaaagtatgtgaaccgTATAACTGCTAAACTAAATGTTTCCGGTAACTGGTGACCAATCCTGCACATCAGCCCATTCCTCCATACAAAAGGGCTTCACCTCTGTTATGTTGATGGGTTTTATCCCATCAGCTGCTTGCTTCAGATCCCCCCCCACAACATTTCTATATACATTCTATattcaatatattatatattcagCATTTCTGCATATATAAGATGGAAGTCAGTTTTTAAAAGATATTTTATTCCacttttggagcgtttctactGGTCCCTTAAACGTTTGACACAATGTttgaacagctgccagattcacattatgtcaaagtgaaaaacaggtacagagatacaaggtttttgtgtgccAGTGACTCTATAAATATAAGTTCAGTCCCTTATTTGACTTGATTCAGATTAATGCGAGTCTCTTCTCAACTTGATTTGTTgtggtttttgttgttgttccttTTCCAGAATAGGACTGCCCTCTCCTGGTCACAGCGGGTGAATGTGGTGTTGTACGCAGCAAAAGCTATTCAGTATCTCCACTCTTGTTCTCCTGCGCTGATTCATGGAGATGTTAAAAGGTGGGTCTGTTACATTCAGTCTGCTAATTTCATGTATTTATGTTTGACATCATCATTACATTTGCTCTGAAATTAGAAATATTTCAAAAGCATATAAATTACAGAACAAACGTATGTTTTAGGAGTTATGATAAGACCTACAGTTTAGCAGACTGGCAATAAAACAGTATGTTATGCAAActctatgtattattttttttttgtttttttttgtatatatatataatttgttcgCCATATCCATCCATATCCGTTCATTGGTAGTTCTGCCTTTTTATATTGTACGCAAGAATACACATTGTATTTTTAGGTGACATGTCTCTTAATTGTTCTCCACCACAGCTCCAACATCCTTCTAGATGAACACCTTGAGCCCAAGCTGGGGGACTTTGGCCTGGCGCGGCTGTGTCACAACCCCAGCAGGACTCCGGGAAAGACGAGCAGTGTGGCTCAGACAGCCACCGTACGAGGAACTCTGGCATACCTGCCTGATGAGTACCTGAAAGAGGGTCAGCTTGGTGTGGAGATTGACATCTACAGCTTCGGCGTGGTAGGAGCAGTCATTTAGTTGATTTAACTGCCAGATGATATCACATGTTCTGCAACATAAGAAAACATGGGATAGGTGGGACTGGCAATGAAAACAGTATGTTATGCAAACtcttatgtattattttattttatttttaatgttattttttatccATATCCATCCATATCCGTCCATTGATAGTACTGTCTTTTTTATgatgttaaattcagcaaatttGTTTATTCCATGTCTAAGTTTGTTTCCTGTAAAGAACTAGTTCATTTAATTTGTGGATTTTCTAAGTGAGAACATGTTATTTGTCCAAGgttgcccaaatgtttgcaacTGTAGGTGCAGCTCAAATTTTAGCTCTAATTTTAGGTTAAATACACAGCTACTGGTTGGCTTAGACCTCAACTCTCAACACATGATGCAATTTCATTCTCCTGATATATCTGCTCCCGCAGGTGTTGCTGGAGGTTCTCACTGGCCGAAGAGCTTTAGACACTGACAGCAAGTCAAAGAACGTCTACCTGGTGAGAACCTTCCTGTCTTATGTCTTGCGTATGTACGTCTGGTGCCACAAGCAGTGAAAGACAAATGCTAAAGAAGGTCTTTCTTTTACACAGAAAGACTTGGTGTCAGAAGTGGAGGATGATGGTAAAAGTGTCAGCAAAGGGAAGAATTCCCGGGAGTTGGCCTTTTCCCAGGCGGCTGAGAACATCTGGAAGAAGCATCTGGATCCTCTGCTGGTGACGAAAGGCATTCCTGACCCTCATGGTTCCAGGGACATCTCTCAGCTGGCGTGCCGCTGCTTAGACCGTCGGAGGAAGAAGAGGCCTCCGATGACTGAGGTGGGACAAAATCCGTTCATTCCCCTGCATCagctgtgttcagttatttatttacatttacatttaaggcatttggcagacacttttatccagagcgacttacaaaagtgctttgctatttacccaagaaaaacctcagctagtttaaatagtataataataataattcaaagatatctctaagtttagactctactaaactattctactattcgcccaagtactttCGGAGTATTCCCAAATATTCTTTGAGTTGGTTTGCTTTACTTCATTTAGCCCAAGAaaatcttacattttaaaatagcattttttgtttacatacatttttacatgtatatttaccatgttttacatttgtcatgttaaaactataaaactaaaaataacaGTGGTCTAATTATTTGTTAAATACAGTTGTTTTGTGAAATCCCATTCATTTGTGAAATTCGTACGAGATTTGCTAGTCTTCGCTCTCCTGGTGATTGGGGTcgttgctagtgatagggggagttcacttGACTGGGCATTGGCCTTATAAATTAGGTAGAAAATGGGATAAAATTTGGAaagaaatgctaaaaaaaaaaaacaatcaaacaaaaaaacgTGTAGAAAAATGGTATGCACACAATTGCAGcttaataaaagcaaaaaaaaaacttcaaagctttttttattctaagattttattccaagtcatatTTAAGCATTTATATTGGACACTATTTGAACATAACGAAAACTGCTGGTtcgcattatgtcaaaaagtgaaaaatggcaaaagcattttttttattaaataattgtgtgcaaaaaaaaaaccaaacatgCACATGCATTCAAAACaggtttcattttatttatttatttatttatttatttattataatgttgTTATTACTCTAAGCACTCTTTGCTGTGTTTCTTGTGCACAGTAAAGACATTTGTATTCTCAAATGCACTCGGTGGCCAGTGGTGCATAATAACTGACTTGCTGTCTAGACGTCTGCGTGTACATTTCCTATTTTTGCATTGgttgtattttttaaaagttcGTCTCATTGTTTATTTTGTCCCATCAGGTCTTCAAAACTCTCCAGGATGTGCATTTGGGCTTGAAGGCCTTTGGCAGGTCTGGCTTGGTCAAAACGTCTCCATCTCTTCCGCATCTCTCCGCCCCAAAGCCTCTGTGCTCAGACCATCGCTCTCTGGACTCTCTCACTCATCAGTTCTCTAAGCTGGGTCCCCAAGAGGACACTTACTGCtgcccacacaaacacagctccctccccctcccttccGCAGTGACTCACTCAGAAGCCCCCAAGTCACAGAGCAGAGAAGGATTATGGGATACTCAGTACTCATCAGTTCGTGCGCCCTGCGAATCAGACGAGAGTCAGGGCTTCTCGCAGTGTTTTGCATCCCCGTGGGCAGCTCAGACAAGTAAATCTCAGCCATGGTCTGGTGGACACAGTGACATTAAGACCACGCAATCAAGCAGCCCCTCAGTAGTCACACCATGTTCATCCAGCTGCAGTTCAGGTAAAAGCTTTAAGATGTGCTTCACAGAAGTGCTTTCTGATTTAAACCAAACTAAATCCTGTGACTTGTGGCTGGAAACAGCGATTAACACTGTGAGAAAtaagtattaattattaataagatCTTTGTTAAACAAattacagtgtttgttttatggGTCTTTTGGGGAACTCGCCCCTTAATTCCAAAGCTGTAGATACATGACCAGtgatttagtgtttttttttctctggctCCTTGTCTGGATAATGATGGTTGTTGTTAAAAGCTACAAACTAAAGTGTCTCGCACTAGAATCTCTGATAAGAAGCACTTAGGCCAGTACAGTGGGCCTAACGCAGGGATCAGACTACATGAATAGAGCCTGATTTTTATATGATTTTCTCAAAGCTGACAAATATGAGCATTGTGAACAACGACATTATTAAAGAACAGTGATATGACGTCAAGGATGCAGCACATCCCTGATAAGAAATCTAGCATGCcctatttattttgtattttcccCCCACGTAGTTTGACATGTCCATAGTCATGTTCCTTGACATTGACCAAGCAGAGGACAGAGAGATTTCTGGtgcacataaataaacataagcCCCTTTCAGACATAGCCCAGAACTTTCCCGGACATTACCCGGAGGAGCTGTATGTGCGAACGCAAATGTCTGAATCAGTGGCATCAGACAGTACTTTACCGGACTTTACCCGGACTTTGTACTAGGGGGCTGGTAAGTCCATGTGTAAATAGAGCAGATACCTTTCCTTTTAGTGAGAAAGCGTCCGACACCGAAAACCTCTGGCTGTACTTTACATGTGTGAAAGAGCAACTGCGGAAACAGTCAGGACCTGATTCTCCAGACATTGATGCAGCTCTCAGGTCATATTATGAAACTGAGTAAAGTTCTTTACAATTGTATTAAATGCGGATaagatccgtctctgaccatCTCCTAAcatggtttgagtgatctgatcgTAATCTAATAACAATGCGTCTTGGGGGTTTTTATGCTAatggttttctcttttttttttatgcggATACAAGTGAAAACCAAACCGATCCGGTGGTCCGATCACCCAAACCGTTTGTTAATGCCAGGCTCTTTGAGTAGGGCAACTACCAAACTTTGCTGGAATTGTGCACccctgccatagaagaaccagagTGTGTAGAACCTGTAGAAAATATTAAGAAACCTTTAGACTACTaaaccttatttatttattgattgattgatttattgatttattgccTTAATGagacacagatcagatttcgatcttttcaaatcagatttgattcattttcaTATGTGATCTTAGATCGGATGTATAGCCGATTGGTGGGCATGTGATATGAATGTGAACGGTTAGATCAGATTAATGCGTCTCTTTGCCTGCATGCATGCGCCGACTGCTGTTGCCATCAGCCCGGTGAGGGGGCGACATGCAGAAGTGAATCAGGGACAGATGCATTTACATTACAGAGAAGATACAGGTAAAGATGGCTAAATCCGATCTGAGCGAAACATCTGAAttgattaaccccttaatcaGCCCGTGGTCCACCAGTGGGCTAAAAGTATTATTACAGACTTCTGTTACCAGATAaaaccttagtgtgtaataagctttggagtgttaaggggctAATGAGGCTCGTAATGTGAGTGTAGTCTTAGATCAAGTGAAGATTCTTGTGGaagtaaaaatgaatgaaaaaataaGAATAGAAGAACAAAATGTGGAGGTTCTTGAACCACAAACAGggttctcctatggcatcgctcagagAACCCTTTATAACACTTTGATTTGTGTATCCTTGTGTAACCCTTCTCACATTTTCTACCTTTTGTCTTTGCAGACGGCAGAGTGATCATTAATCCAGTCAGAAAGCGATTTGTTGAGAAGATGGTACTTTATGAGGAAGGCAGAATTCCAACATCAGACCTCCTCTCATCTGCGACTCCATCATGTAAGTCCTCAAAAAGCGCAGGGATGAAAGTAGAGTTTGCATCTTGGAGAAGCTGAACTGATTAAAGAATGAATGTGTGCACAGAGTGGGGAGGACATGAACCCCCTTTTGGGTTCAGTTTGCACAGTCTGAAAAGCTAAAGCTGCACTCTACAGATTGAATCTTTTTTCCCATGTAAATGAATAGCTAAGTGATTTTGATCTCACCAGAGAGACAAATATAGCTCATGCTTTTCAAATCTGCAAGGACCCGTCTGATCACAAAAAAAGGGTGAGACATCAAAGCCTCCCAGAGAAATTGCTCTGTTTAGACTTGACTGCATGTAGGCAGTGTTTTTCAAGATGCTGGCGTTGATCATTTCAGATTAGACAGTCTTAAATACACACTGAGTGAGCTTTGAAGGAACCTGGTCTAATTTGGCAGCTCCAGGCAACTAAAAATGAATTATATTAGACAGATCTGTTCGTTTTTATAAGTTAATTCCCATACCATAAATATCTTACTGTCAGAGAGACCTGGTTGATGGTCCTACATCTTCTGCCTGATGTTGAGTagatcccccttgtgctgccacagcaGCTCTGACCATTTGAAGCATGGACTCCGCAAGGCCtttgaaggcatcctgtggtatctggccaTGCAACATTAGCggaagatcctttaagtcctgtaagttgtgaggtggggcctctagGGGTCGCATCaacagtgagccttgggtgcccatgaccctgacgCCGGTTTGCAGGTCATGcaaggcctgcctgatgttttggagatgttctgacccagttgtctagcccagcgttggaggcaccctgccctgcacattttagtgctttccctgcacccaacacacctgatttaactacTCAGCTCATTTCCTCAAgccctttcagagttgcagggaatttgttaaaatgtgcagggcaggggtagatcccaccccttgacagatgccactgtagatgaagatggtCCATGCTTTTCACATCacggtgttaatgttatggctgattggtgtatttcGGAAATGCCAATGCAAATTCTACACTTGAATCAACCCcagactgtttatttatttaatgcttTAGGAAGTGACAAGAACGTTCCACATCTGGTCATGAAACTGCAGTCTTTTGCCAACTACTTGTGATCCTGTGAAAATGGACGGACTGTGTGAAACTGGCTGTAGTAGCTTGTATTAACTTAAAATGCAATATTTTATTACCCCTCTTAAAGCGGAAAGACTACACTTCAAATATTAATTCCTACATTTTTAATCTACTGTAGTGGTGTACAGAGGGGGAGGTTACagatcactgtccaaatacttatggacattTGTTTCCCAGACAAGGATTGAGCCTGGTCCCAGACTACACGTCATTCTAAATAACGATTTTTCATTGAAAGTGAAATGTAGTCCAGgattaggcttaatccctgtttGGGAAACCAGCCCTATATGTACAGTAAATATACagccatatcagaatattataaataatacctgctctgtggtggccaGTCCtatggggtcctgaccattaacaaatagggtgaaaggaggctagtaacaaagtatgcagagaaacagatggattacagtctagaattacagaactacccagggatacttgggatgggaTGCAATGTAGGGATGCGGGATGGGATGTATGGGACGCGGAGCTGATCGaatgggccgagttcattccaagccaggggtggtcataatattctgagaTGACTGTGCATTATATAATACTTGTCTTGACCTTAGATATTGAGGTCTTTTATAGTATACTTTAAAGTAGATGAAATTGGACATAGCATTGTTTGTTATAAAGTCTGTCTTTCCTTTGCAGGCGGAGCAACGAATTCTCAAAGAAGGGAACCGGAGGAGAGTGACGAGTTCGCCAGCAATGTGGGCTAGGGTACTGGAACGAATGTGGACTGAATTGTACAAAATTTCAAGGTCAACACTCAAGGAAATTGGACACAACATGATTTCCAGATTTCCCAGCATTTTACCAGTTCTCAACACCGAATGGTGACCTATGGAaagttttgtgtgtttgtgttt
It includes:
- the irak1 gene encoding interleukin-1 receptor-associated kinase 1 — its product is MSDLRLYSEYIYDLPAAGMNEFTRVMDSLPVSDWLRFASRVISDQTELRLLEQSSRRTETLMHKWGCRNGTVGELVDLLQDLELLRPRDIILKWRRIPSSVSLPTSSLPQTSPSRYSTPPSSLFTPSKDVSLPLPSWENRLLPKPGPPPPDLESAHFCSQSTQSAKEKREELEAPLTLCTSVMCWPFEEVQRGTDNFSASCQIGEGGFGHVYRASMKNTDFAVKRLKEDSHMGWSVVKDSFKTEVERLSEYRHPNIMDLVGYSVGGGSYCLIYVYMPGGSLEDRLHCENRTALSWSQRVNVVLYAAKAIQYLHSCSPALIHGDVKSSNILLDEHLEPKLGDFGLARLCHNPSRTPGKTSSVAQTATVRGTLAYLPDEYLKEGQLGVEIDIYSFGVVLLEVLTGRRALDTDSKSKNVYLKDLVSEVEDDGKSVSKGKNSRELAFSQAAENIWKKHLDPLLVTKGIPDPHGSRDISQLACRCLDRRRKKRPPMTEVFKTLQDVHLGLKAFGRSGLVKTSPSLPHLSAPKPLCSDHRSLDSLTHQFSKLGPQEDTYCCPHKHSSLPLPSAVTHSEAPKSQSREGLWDTQYSSVRAPCESDESQGFSQCFASPWAAQTSKSQPWSGGHSDIKTTQSSSPSVVTPCSSSCSSDGRVIINPVRKRFVEKMVLYEEGRIPTSDLLSSATPSCGATNSQRREPEESDEFASNVG